The following coding sequences lie in one Arachis ipaensis cultivar K30076 chromosome B05, Araip1.1, whole genome shotgun sequence genomic window:
- the LOC107642797 gene encoding transcription factor HHO5 isoform X2 — MELSLDLSLSFVPKTISMFLGDVSRSTQISDKLAMLDDFLNRLEDEMTKIHAFKPITRLKEEKLRCMGMQDPQPLTTQEPHHNNNNWMTSLQLWSTQTKSRCEEDCSVPENPIKRRENKNRSGGGGGVALLNGNSKEVSKVPSFSLMTTTPAPELKSSSSKSNSSSLFMNRVEIQAQQSQNPRKQRRCWSPELHRRFVNALQQLGGAQVATPKQIRELMQVENLTNDEVKSHLQKYRLHVRKFPVSSSAEHDANNNNIDDDDEDDLWEMKKKDQCGKGNKNSSSQSQSGSPQGPLLLAGSVKGLSSMDADDEHSDCRNWKAAIHHQPPESDNHSR; from the exons ATGGAGCTGAGCTTGGATTTGAGTTTGTCCTTTGTCCCAAAGACCATATCAATGTTCCTGGGCGATGTTTCTCGGAGCACACAAATCTCTGACAAATTGGCCATGCTTGATGATTTCCTCAACCGATTGGAGGATGAGATGACTAAGATCCACGCCTTCAAAC CTATAACAAGATTGAAGGAGGAAAAGCTTCGCTGTATGGGAATGCAAGATCCACAACCTCTCACCACTCAAGAACCACATCATAATAATAACAACTGGATGACTTCACTTCAGCTATGGAGCACTCAAACCAAAtcg AGGTGTGAAGAAGATTGTTCTGTGCCAGAGAACCCAATCAAGAGAAGGGAGAACAAGAACAGaagtggaggaggaggaggagttgCATTGTTGAATGGGAACTCAAAGGAGGTTTCGAAAGTTCCTAGCTTTAGTTTGATGACTACTACTCCAGCACCTGAACTGAAAAGTAGCAGTTCCAAGAGTAATTCTTCTTCTCTGTTCATGAATCGTGTTGAGATTCAAGCCCAACAATCTCAGAATCCTAGGAAACAAAGGCGATGCTGGTCACCGGAGCTTCACCGGCGTTTCGTCAATGCTCTCCAACAACTTGGAGGAGCACAAG TGGCCACTCCTAAGCAGATAAGGGAACTGATGCAGGTGGAAAACCTAACAAACGATGAAGTCAAAAGTCACTTACAA AAGTACAGACTTCATGTTAGAAAATTCCCAGTTTCATCTTCAGCTGAGCATgatgctaataataataatattgatgatgatgatgaggatgatctATGGGAAATGAAGAAGAAAGATCAATGTGGAAAAGGGAACAAAAATTCATCATCACAATCACAATCTGGTTCACCACAGGGTCCTCTACTATTAGCAGGTTCGGTTAAGGGACTCTCAAGCATGGATGCAGATGATGAGCACTCAGATTGCCGCAATTGGAAAGCTGCTATTCACCACCAACCGCCAGAATCTGATAATCACAGCCGCTAA
- the LOC107642797 gene encoding transcription factor HHO5 isoform X1, translating to MELSLDLSLSFVPKTISMFLGDVSRSTQISDKLAMLDDFLNRLEDEMTKIHAFKRELPLCMLLVTDAITRLKEEKLRCMGMQDPQPLTTQEPHHNNNNWMTSLQLWSTQTKSRCEEDCSVPENPIKRRENKNRSGGGGGVALLNGNSKEVSKVPSFSLMTTTPAPELKSSSSKSNSSSLFMNRVEIQAQQSQNPRKQRRCWSPELHRRFVNALQQLGGAQVATPKQIRELMQVENLTNDEVKSHLQKYRLHVRKFPVSSSAEHDANNNNIDDDDEDDLWEMKKKDQCGKGNKNSSSQSQSGSPQGPLLLAGSVKGLSSMDADDEHSDCRNWKAAIHHQPPESDNHSR from the exons ATGGAGCTGAGCTTGGATTTGAGTTTGTCCTTTGTCCCAAAGACCATATCAATGTTCCTGGGCGATGTTTCTCGGAGCACACAAATCTCTGACAAATTGGCCATGCTTGATGATTTCCTCAACCGATTGGAGGATGAGATGACTAAGATCCACGCCTTCAAACGTGAGCTTCCCCTTTGCATGCTCCTCGTCACCGATg CTATAACAAGATTGAAGGAGGAAAAGCTTCGCTGTATGGGAATGCAAGATCCACAACCTCTCACCACTCAAGAACCACATCATAATAATAACAACTGGATGACTTCACTTCAGCTATGGAGCACTCAAACCAAAtcg AGGTGTGAAGAAGATTGTTCTGTGCCAGAGAACCCAATCAAGAGAAGGGAGAACAAGAACAGaagtggaggaggaggaggagttgCATTGTTGAATGGGAACTCAAAGGAGGTTTCGAAAGTTCCTAGCTTTAGTTTGATGACTACTACTCCAGCACCTGAACTGAAAAGTAGCAGTTCCAAGAGTAATTCTTCTTCTCTGTTCATGAATCGTGTTGAGATTCAAGCCCAACAATCTCAGAATCCTAGGAAACAAAGGCGATGCTGGTCACCGGAGCTTCACCGGCGTTTCGTCAATGCTCTCCAACAACTTGGAGGAGCACAAG TGGCCACTCCTAAGCAGATAAGGGAACTGATGCAGGTGGAAAACCTAACAAACGATGAAGTCAAAAGTCACTTACAA AAGTACAGACTTCATGTTAGAAAATTCCCAGTTTCATCTTCAGCTGAGCATgatgctaataataataatattgatgatgatgatgaggatgatctATGGGAAATGAAGAAGAAAGATCAATGTGGAAAAGGGAACAAAAATTCATCATCACAATCACAATCTGGTTCACCACAGGGTCCTCTACTATTAGCAGGTTCGGTTAAGGGACTCTCAAGCATGGATGCAGATGATGAGCACTCAGATTGCCGCAATTGGAAAGCTGCTATTCACCACCAACCGCCAGAATCTGATAATCACAGCCGCTAA